One Salvelinus sp. IW2-2015 linkage group LG4q.2, ASM291031v2, whole genome shotgun sequence DNA window includes the following coding sequences:
- the LOC111963342 gene encoding hypoxia-inducible factor 1-alpha isoform X3 — translation MDCQLNGSYLKALEGFLMVLSEEGDMIYLSENVNKCLGLAQFDLTGLSVFEYTHPCDHEELREILVHRTGTSKKAKGPNTERSFFLRMKCTLTSRGRTVNVKSATWKVLHCSGHVRVHEAPAEQSPCGHKEPPVSYLVLVCDPIPHPSNIEAPLDTKTFLSRHTLDMKFTYCDERITELMGYDPEDLLNRSVYEYYHALDSDHLTKTHHNLFVKGQVSTGQYRMLAKIGGFVWVETQATVIYNSKNSQPQCVVSVNFVLSGIEEEKMVLSLEQTEDMRSVKKELVEEEEEDEGSEAEVSPVLLKEEKVDVMKLFTQAMEAQPLASLYDRLKEEPEALTLLAPAAGDTIISLDFSSPDSDILLTDVPLYNDVMLPSTSDKLALPHSMLPPSEEPLSPSASVETKAGPDSFSTPGSHNSTEPDSPLNFCFPMDSDISAALKLDLVERLFAIDTKPKTPFTSQGMEDLDLDMLAPYIPMDDDFQLRTLSPEEPPSCGPAQPLESSPLCSPLHLTQDVHSYTDSPFSAPSSRTASPAPELAASPCPASLLTMRAPQMDREISLRTLATQNSQLKRKLSLSQAVGIVHRALLQDPPGPGKKLKVSELGSSEAPSNRTVLLLPTDLASCLLGISSEGSGSPFTLPQLTRYDCEVNAPVVGRQHLLQGEDLLCALDQVN, via the exons ATGGACTGCCAGCTGAATGGCTCCTATCTGAAGGCTCTGGAGGGCTTCCTCATGGTGCTGTCTGAAGAGGGGGACATGATCTATCTCTCTGAGAATGTCAACAAGTGCTTGGGTCTGGCACAG TTTGACCTGACAGGACTTAGTGTGTTTGAGTACACACACCCCTGTGACCACGAGGAGCTAAGGGAGATCCTGGTACACAGAACAG GGACCTCTAAAAAGGCCAAGGGACCAAACACAGAGCGCAGCTTCTTCCTGCGGATGAAATGTACCCTCACCAGCAGGGGGCGCACTGTCAATGTCAAATCAGCcacctggaaggttctccactgCTCAGGCCATGTGCGAGTCCATGAAGCCCCAGCTGAGCAGAGCCCCTGTGGGCACAAGGAGCCGCCCGTCTCCTACCTGGTGCTGGTCTGTGACCCCATCCCCCACCCCTCCAACATCGAGGCGCCGTTGGACACCAAGACCTTCCTCAGCCGCCACACACTGGACATGAAGTTCACCTATTGTGACGAGAG gatcactgAGCTGATGGGCTATGATCCAGAGGACCTGTTAAATCGCTCTGTGTATGAGTACTACCATGCCTTGGACTCAGACCACCTCACTAAGACCCATCACAACT TGTTTGTTAAGGGCCAGGTGAGCACAGGCCAGTACCGCATGCTGGCTAAGATAGGTGGCTTTGTGTGGGTGGAGACTCAGGCCACTGTTATCTACAACAGCAAGAACTCCCAGCCCCAGTGTGTTGTCTCTGTCAACTTTGTGCTCAG TGGCATTGAGGAggagaaaatggtgctgtctctGGAGCAGACTGAGGACATGAGGTCTGTAAAGAAGGagctggtggaggaggaagaagaggacgagggctCAGAGGCAGAGGTGTCCCCTGTGCTCctgaaggaggagaaggtggatgTGATGAAGCTGTTCACCCAGGCAATGGAGGCCCAGCCGCTGGCCAGCCTGTACGACAGACTGAAGGAGGAACCAGAGGCCCTCACCCTTCTGGCCCCGGCCGCAGGAGACACCATCATCTCCCTGGACTTCAGCAGCCCCG ACTCTGACATCCTGCTGACGGACGTGCCACTCTACAACGATGTGATGCTGCCCTCCACCAGTGACAAGCTGGCCCTGCCTCACTCTATGCTGCCCCCCAGTGAAGAGCCCCTGAGCCCCAGCGCCTCAGTGGAGACCAAGGCAGGTCCAGACTCCTTCAGCACCCCAGGCAGCCACAACTCAACTGAG CCTGACAGCCCGCTGAACTTCTGTTTTCCAATGGACTCTGACATCAGTGCTGCGCTTAAACTGGACCTGGTGGAAAGACTGTTTGCCATCGACACAAAGCCCAAGACGCCTTTCACCTCACAG GGCATGGAGGACCTGGACCTGGATATGTTGGCCCCATACATCCCCATGGATGATGACTTCCAGCTGCGCACCCTGTCCCCAGAGGAGCCCCCGTCGTGTGGCCCAGCCCAACCCCTGGAGAGCTCTCCTCTGTGCTCTCCTCTGCACCTCACCCAGGATGTCCACAGCTACACTGATTCCCCCTTCAGTGCCCCAAGCAGCCGGACAGCTTCCCCAGCCCCGGAGCTGGCAGCTAGCCCTTGCCCTGCCTCCTTACTCACCATGAG GGCGCctcagatggacagagagatCTCCCTCAGGACACTGGCCACCCAGAACTCACAGCTCAAGAGAAAGTTGTCTCTGTCTCAGGCTGTCGGAATAGTACAT AGGGCATTGCTCCAGGACCCTCCTGGGCCAGGTAAAAAGCTCAAGGTGTCTGAGCTGGGCAGCTCTGAggctccttccaacaggaccgtACTGCTCCTACCTACAG ACCTGGCAAGCTGCCTGCTTGGCATCTCCTCGGAGGGCAGCGGTTCGCCCTTCACCCTTCCACAGCTGACCCGGTATGACTGTGAGGTTAATGCCCCTGTGGTGGGTCGCCAGCACCTGCTGCAGGGCGAGGATCTGCTGTGTGCCCTGGACCAAGTCAACTGA
- the LOC111963342 gene encoding hypoxia-inducible factor 1-alpha isoform X2: protein MNTVVPEKKRVSSERRKEKSRDAARYRRGKESEVLYELAQELPLPHSVTSNLDKASIMRLAISYLHMRNLLSTGDKAVEEEQEESEMDCQLNGSYLKALEGFLMVLSEEGDMIYLSENVNKCLGLAQFDLTGLSVFEYTHPCDHEELREILVHRTGTSKKAKGPNTERSFFLRMKCTLTSRGRTVNVKSATWKVLHCSGHVRVHEAPAEQSPCGHKEPPVSYLVLVCDPIPHPSNIEAPLDTKTFLSRHTLDMKFTYCDERITELMGYDPEDLLNRSVYEYYHALDSDHLTKTHHNLFVKGQVSTGQYRMLAKIGGFVWVETQATVIYNSKNSQPQCVVSVNFVLSGIEEEKMVLSLEQTEDMRSVKKELVEEEEEDEGSEAEVSPVLLKEEKVDVMKLFTQAMEAQPLASLYDRLKEEPEALTLLAPAAGDTIISLDFSSPDSDILLTDVPLYNDVMLPSTSDKLALPHSMLPPSEEPLSPSASVETKAGPDSFSTPGSHNSTEPDSPLNFCFPMDSDISAALKLDLVERLFAIDTKPKTPFTSQGMEDLDLDMLAPYIPMDDDFQLRTLSPEEPPSCGPAQPLESSPLCSPLHLTQDVHSYTDSPFSAPSSRTASPAPELAASPCPASLLTMRAPQMDREISLRTLATQNSQLKRKLSLSQAVGIVHRALLQDPPGPGKKLKVSELGSSEAPSNRTVLLLPTDLASCLLGISSEGSGSPFTLPQLTRYDCEVNAPVVGRQHLLQGEDLLCALDQVN, encoded by the exons GTGATAAGGCagtagaggaggagcaggaggagagtgaGATGGACTGCCAGCTGAATGGCTCCTATCTGAAGGCTCTGGAGGGCTTCCTCATGGTGCTGTCTGAAGAGGGGGACATGATCTATCTCTCTGAGAATGTCAACAAGTGCTTGGGTCTGGCACAG TTTGACCTGACAGGACTTAGTGTGTTTGAGTACACACACCCCTGTGACCACGAGGAGCTAAGGGAGATCCTGGTACACAGAACAG GGACCTCTAAAAAGGCCAAGGGACCAAACACAGAGCGCAGCTTCTTCCTGCGGATGAAATGTACCCTCACCAGCAGGGGGCGCACTGTCAATGTCAAATCAGCcacctggaaggttctccactgCTCAGGCCATGTGCGAGTCCATGAAGCCCCAGCTGAGCAGAGCCCCTGTGGGCACAAGGAGCCGCCCGTCTCCTACCTGGTGCTGGTCTGTGACCCCATCCCCCACCCCTCCAACATCGAGGCGCCGTTGGACACCAAGACCTTCCTCAGCCGCCACACACTGGACATGAAGTTCACCTATTGTGACGAGAG gatcactgAGCTGATGGGCTATGATCCAGAGGACCTGTTAAATCGCTCTGTGTATGAGTACTACCATGCCTTGGACTCAGACCACCTCACTAAGACCCATCACAACT TGTTTGTTAAGGGCCAGGTGAGCACAGGCCAGTACCGCATGCTGGCTAAGATAGGTGGCTTTGTGTGGGTGGAGACTCAGGCCACTGTTATCTACAACAGCAAGAACTCCCAGCCCCAGTGTGTTGTCTCTGTCAACTTTGTGCTCAG TGGCATTGAGGAggagaaaatggtgctgtctctGGAGCAGACTGAGGACATGAGGTCTGTAAAGAAGGagctggtggaggaggaagaagaggacgagggctCAGAGGCAGAGGTGTCCCCTGTGCTCctgaaggaggagaaggtggatgTGATGAAGCTGTTCACCCAGGCAATGGAGGCCCAGCCGCTGGCCAGCCTGTACGACAGACTGAAGGAGGAACCAGAGGCCCTCACCCTTCTGGCCCCGGCCGCAGGAGACACCATCATCTCCCTGGACTTCAGCAGCCCCG ACTCTGACATCCTGCTGACGGACGTGCCACTCTACAACGATGTGATGCTGCCCTCCACCAGTGACAAGCTGGCCCTGCCTCACTCTATGCTGCCCCCCAGTGAAGAGCCCCTGAGCCCCAGCGCCTCAGTGGAGACCAAGGCAGGTCCAGACTCCTTCAGCACCCCAGGCAGCCACAACTCAACTGAG CCTGACAGCCCGCTGAACTTCTGTTTTCCAATGGACTCTGACATCAGTGCTGCGCTTAAACTGGACCTGGTGGAAAGACTGTTTGCCATCGACACAAAGCCCAAGACGCCTTTCACCTCACAG GGCATGGAGGACCTGGACCTGGATATGTTGGCCCCATACATCCCCATGGATGATGACTTCCAGCTGCGCACCCTGTCCCCAGAGGAGCCCCCGTCGTGTGGCCCAGCCCAACCCCTGGAGAGCTCTCCTCTGTGCTCTCCTCTGCACCTCACCCAGGATGTCCACAGCTACACTGATTCCCCCTTCAGTGCCCCAAGCAGCCGGACAGCTTCCCCAGCCCCGGAGCTGGCAGCTAGCCCTTGCCCTGCCTCCTTACTCACCATGAG GGCGCctcagatggacagagagatCTCCCTCAGGACACTGGCCACCCAGAACTCACAGCTCAAGAGAAAGTTGTCTCTGTCTCAGGCTGTCGGAATAGTACAT AGGGCATTGCTCCAGGACCCTCCTGGGCCAGGTAAAAAGCTCAAGGTGTCTGAGCTGGGCAGCTCTGAggctccttccaacaggaccgtACTGCTCCTACCTACAG ACCTGGCAAGCTGCCTGCTTGGCATCTCCTCGGAGGGCAGCGGTTCGCCCTTCACCCTTCCACAGCTGACCCGGTATGACTGTGAGGTTAATGCCCCTGTGGTGGGTCGCCAGCACCTGCTGCAGGGCGAGGATCTGCTGTGTGCCCTGGACCAAGTCAACTGA
- the LOC111963342 gene encoding hypoxia-inducible factor 1-alpha isoform X4 yields MFNKSLPLLVAMFDLTGLSVFEYTHPCDHEELREILVHRTGTSKKAKGPNTERSFFLRMKCTLTSRGRTVNVKSATWKVLHCSGHVRVHEAPAEQSPCGHKEPPVSYLVLVCDPIPHPSNIEAPLDTKTFLSRHTLDMKFTYCDERITELMGYDPEDLLNRSVYEYYHALDSDHLTKTHHNLFVKGQVSTGQYRMLAKIGGFVWVETQATVIYNSKNSQPQCVVSVNFVLSGIEEEKMVLSLEQTEDMRSVKKELVEEEEEDEGSEAEVSPVLLKEEKVDVMKLFTQAMEAQPLASLYDRLKEEPEALTLLAPAAGDTIISLDFSSPDSDILLTDVPLYNDVMLPSTSDKLALPHSMLPPSEEPLSPSASVETKAGPDSFSTPGSHNSTEPDSPLNFCFPMDSDISAALKLDLVERLFAIDTKPKTPFTSQGMEDLDLDMLAPYIPMDDDFQLRTLSPEEPPSCGPAQPLESSPLCSPLHLTQDVHSYTDSPFSAPSSRTASPAPELAASPCPASLLTMRAPQMDREISLRTLATQNSQLKRKLSLSQAVGIVHRALLQDPPGPGKKLKVSELGSSEAPSNRTVLLLPTDLASCLLGISSEGSGSPFTLPQLTRYDCEVNAPVVGRQHLLQGEDLLCALDQVN; encoded by the exons ATGTTTAATAAATCCTTGCCGCTCCTAGTAGCTATG TTTGACCTGACAGGACTTAGTGTGTTTGAGTACACACACCCCTGTGACCACGAGGAGCTAAGGGAGATCCTGGTACACAGAACAG GGACCTCTAAAAAGGCCAAGGGACCAAACACAGAGCGCAGCTTCTTCCTGCGGATGAAATGTACCCTCACCAGCAGGGGGCGCACTGTCAATGTCAAATCAGCcacctggaaggttctccactgCTCAGGCCATGTGCGAGTCCATGAAGCCCCAGCTGAGCAGAGCCCCTGTGGGCACAAGGAGCCGCCCGTCTCCTACCTGGTGCTGGTCTGTGACCCCATCCCCCACCCCTCCAACATCGAGGCGCCGTTGGACACCAAGACCTTCCTCAGCCGCCACACACTGGACATGAAGTTCACCTATTGTGACGAGAG gatcactgAGCTGATGGGCTATGATCCAGAGGACCTGTTAAATCGCTCTGTGTATGAGTACTACCATGCCTTGGACTCAGACCACCTCACTAAGACCCATCACAACT TGTTTGTTAAGGGCCAGGTGAGCACAGGCCAGTACCGCATGCTGGCTAAGATAGGTGGCTTTGTGTGGGTGGAGACTCAGGCCACTGTTATCTACAACAGCAAGAACTCCCAGCCCCAGTGTGTTGTCTCTGTCAACTTTGTGCTCAG TGGCATTGAGGAggagaaaatggtgctgtctctGGAGCAGACTGAGGACATGAGGTCTGTAAAGAAGGagctggtggaggaggaagaagaggacgagggctCAGAGGCAGAGGTGTCCCCTGTGCTCctgaaggaggagaaggtggatgTGATGAAGCTGTTCACCCAGGCAATGGAGGCCCAGCCGCTGGCCAGCCTGTACGACAGACTGAAGGAGGAACCAGAGGCCCTCACCCTTCTGGCCCCGGCCGCAGGAGACACCATCATCTCCCTGGACTTCAGCAGCCCCG ACTCTGACATCCTGCTGACGGACGTGCCACTCTACAACGATGTGATGCTGCCCTCCACCAGTGACAAGCTGGCCCTGCCTCACTCTATGCTGCCCCCCAGTGAAGAGCCCCTGAGCCCCAGCGCCTCAGTGGAGACCAAGGCAGGTCCAGACTCCTTCAGCACCCCAGGCAGCCACAACTCAACTGAG CCTGACAGCCCGCTGAACTTCTGTTTTCCAATGGACTCTGACATCAGTGCTGCGCTTAAACTGGACCTGGTGGAAAGACTGTTTGCCATCGACACAAAGCCCAAGACGCCTTTCACCTCACAG GGCATGGAGGACCTGGACCTGGATATGTTGGCCCCATACATCCCCATGGATGATGACTTCCAGCTGCGCACCCTGTCCCCAGAGGAGCCCCCGTCGTGTGGCCCAGCCCAACCCCTGGAGAGCTCTCCTCTGTGCTCTCCTCTGCACCTCACCCAGGATGTCCACAGCTACACTGATTCCCCCTTCAGTGCCCCAAGCAGCCGGACAGCTTCCCCAGCCCCGGAGCTGGCAGCTAGCCCTTGCCCTGCCTCCTTACTCACCATGAG GGCGCctcagatggacagagagatCTCCCTCAGGACACTGGCCACCCAGAACTCACAGCTCAAGAGAAAGTTGTCTCTGTCTCAGGCTGTCGGAATAGTACAT AGGGCATTGCTCCAGGACCCTCCTGGGCCAGGTAAAAAGCTCAAGGTGTCTGAGCTGGGCAGCTCTGAggctccttccaacaggaccgtACTGCTCCTACCTACAG ACCTGGCAAGCTGCCTGCTTGGCATCTCCTCGGAGGGCAGCGGTTCGCCCTTCACCCTTCCACAGCTGACCCGGTATGACTGTGAGGTTAATGCCCCTGTGGTGGGTCGCCAGCACCTGCTGCAGGGCGAGGATCTGCTGTGTGCCCTGGACCAAGTCAACTGA
- the LOC111963342 gene encoding hypoxia-inducible factor 1-alpha isoform X1 — protein MNTVVPEKKSRVSSERRKEKSRDAARYRRGKESEVLYELAQELPLPHSVTSNLDKASIMRLAISYLHMRNLLSTGDKAVEEEQEESEMDCQLNGSYLKALEGFLMVLSEEGDMIYLSENVNKCLGLAQFDLTGLSVFEYTHPCDHEELREILVHRTGTSKKAKGPNTERSFFLRMKCTLTSRGRTVNVKSATWKVLHCSGHVRVHEAPAEQSPCGHKEPPVSYLVLVCDPIPHPSNIEAPLDTKTFLSRHTLDMKFTYCDERITELMGYDPEDLLNRSVYEYYHALDSDHLTKTHHNLFVKGQVSTGQYRMLAKIGGFVWVETQATVIYNSKNSQPQCVVSVNFVLSGIEEEKMVLSLEQTEDMRSVKKELVEEEEEDEGSEAEVSPVLLKEEKVDVMKLFTQAMEAQPLASLYDRLKEEPEALTLLAPAAGDTIISLDFSSPDSDILLTDVPLYNDVMLPSTSDKLALPHSMLPPSEEPLSPSASVETKAGPDSFSTPGSHNSTEPDSPLNFCFPMDSDISAALKLDLVERLFAIDTKPKTPFTSQGMEDLDLDMLAPYIPMDDDFQLRTLSPEEPPSCGPAQPLESSPLCSPLHLTQDVHSYTDSPFSAPSSRTASPAPELAASPCPASLLTMRAPQMDREISLRTLATQNSQLKRKLSLSQAVGIVHRALLQDPPGPGKKLKVSELGSSEAPSNRTVLLLPTDLASCLLGISSEGSGSPFTLPQLTRYDCEVNAPVVGRQHLLQGEDLLCALDQVN, from the exons GTGATAAGGCagtagaggaggagcaggaggagagtgaGATGGACTGCCAGCTGAATGGCTCCTATCTGAAGGCTCTGGAGGGCTTCCTCATGGTGCTGTCTGAAGAGGGGGACATGATCTATCTCTCTGAGAATGTCAACAAGTGCTTGGGTCTGGCACAG TTTGACCTGACAGGACTTAGTGTGTTTGAGTACACACACCCCTGTGACCACGAGGAGCTAAGGGAGATCCTGGTACACAGAACAG GGACCTCTAAAAAGGCCAAGGGACCAAACACAGAGCGCAGCTTCTTCCTGCGGATGAAATGTACCCTCACCAGCAGGGGGCGCACTGTCAATGTCAAATCAGCcacctggaaggttctccactgCTCAGGCCATGTGCGAGTCCATGAAGCCCCAGCTGAGCAGAGCCCCTGTGGGCACAAGGAGCCGCCCGTCTCCTACCTGGTGCTGGTCTGTGACCCCATCCCCCACCCCTCCAACATCGAGGCGCCGTTGGACACCAAGACCTTCCTCAGCCGCCACACACTGGACATGAAGTTCACCTATTGTGACGAGAG gatcactgAGCTGATGGGCTATGATCCAGAGGACCTGTTAAATCGCTCTGTGTATGAGTACTACCATGCCTTGGACTCAGACCACCTCACTAAGACCCATCACAACT TGTTTGTTAAGGGCCAGGTGAGCACAGGCCAGTACCGCATGCTGGCTAAGATAGGTGGCTTTGTGTGGGTGGAGACTCAGGCCACTGTTATCTACAACAGCAAGAACTCCCAGCCCCAGTGTGTTGTCTCTGTCAACTTTGTGCTCAG TGGCATTGAGGAggagaaaatggtgctgtctctGGAGCAGACTGAGGACATGAGGTCTGTAAAGAAGGagctggtggaggaggaagaagaggacgagggctCAGAGGCAGAGGTGTCCCCTGTGCTCctgaaggaggagaaggtggatgTGATGAAGCTGTTCACCCAGGCAATGGAGGCCCAGCCGCTGGCCAGCCTGTACGACAGACTGAAGGAGGAACCAGAGGCCCTCACCCTTCTGGCCCCGGCCGCAGGAGACACCATCATCTCCCTGGACTTCAGCAGCCCCG ACTCTGACATCCTGCTGACGGACGTGCCACTCTACAACGATGTGATGCTGCCCTCCACCAGTGACAAGCTGGCCCTGCCTCACTCTATGCTGCCCCCCAGTGAAGAGCCCCTGAGCCCCAGCGCCTCAGTGGAGACCAAGGCAGGTCCAGACTCCTTCAGCACCCCAGGCAGCCACAACTCAACTGAG CCTGACAGCCCGCTGAACTTCTGTTTTCCAATGGACTCTGACATCAGTGCTGCGCTTAAACTGGACCTGGTGGAAAGACTGTTTGCCATCGACACAAAGCCCAAGACGCCTTTCACCTCACAG GGCATGGAGGACCTGGACCTGGATATGTTGGCCCCATACATCCCCATGGATGATGACTTCCAGCTGCGCACCCTGTCCCCAGAGGAGCCCCCGTCGTGTGGCCCAGCCCAACCCCTGGAGAGCTCTCCTCTGTGCTCTCCTCTGCACCTCACCCAGGATGTCCACAGCTACACTGATTCCCCCTTCAGTGCCCCAAGCAGCCGGACAGCTTCCCCAGCCCCGGAGCTGGCAGCTAGCCCTTGCCCTGCCTCCTTACTCACCATGAG GGCGCctcagatggacagagagatCTCCCTCAGGACACTGGCCACCCAGAACTCACAGCTCAAGAGAAAGTTGTCTCTGTCTCAGGCTGTCGGAATAGTACAT AGGGCATTGCTCCAGGACCCTCCTGGGCCAGGTAAAAAGCTCAAGGTGTCTGAGCTGGGCAGCTCTGAggctccttccaacaggaccgtACTGCTCCTACCTACAG ACCTGGCAAGCTGCCTGCTTGGCATCTCCTCGGAGGGCAGCGGTTCGCCCTTCACCCTTCCACAGCTGACCCGGTATGACTGTGAGGTTAATGCCCCTGTGGTGGGTCGCCAGCACCTGCTGCAGGGCGAGGATCTGCTGTGTGCCCTGGACCAAGTCAACTGA